The nucleotide window GCAGTTATAGTTGAACTCGGCCTATATAACCAGCAAAACATTTTCACCGTTTCATCACTATTagtctgtgagagagagagagagagagagagagagatagaagtcTTTGGAGTGAAGCGATGGTTTCCTTGCAACCAGCCCTTTCTCCAAATCCAAGAAAGGCAATCCCGGAGTTGGAGAATTTATCAAAGAAGAGAAAGTTGGAAGGTTCAAAAGCCGAACAGATTTTCGAGAAGCAATCAAAAATGGAAAGCACAACATCCATACTCGATATCGAGCTACACCTCGAGACTCCATTACCTCTAGAATGGCAACGATGCCTTGATATCCAGGTATATATACCCCAATGCAAGCTTGTTAATTGATCATTCaattacaacaataatattGCAAGACTGTCGATACTCCTCTACTATAAGTGTAAACCAGCTTTCTGGGTATTGTTCTCAAGCCAGAATAGCACATAGATAATTCGAAATaacttaaccaaattagtaCTGCCGTTCTTGGTGTATGCAGTCAGGTCAGATACACTTCTACAACACAAGGACCCAGAAGAGGACATCTAGGGATCCAAGAAGGAGCCCTAGTGAGCCAGCTACTCcggatgatgatcatgatcatgagcatATGAGCTTAGACCTCCAACTGACCCTACCATGCGAATCACACAGAAAAAGCCAAGCGGACGACAATTTCACCAAGCCTACTTCAGGTAGGCCCGCACGTGGTTCAAATGATCATCACATGTCTATGGAATTCAGCAGACAAGAGAAAAACTCGGGAGGCAGCGGCAGCACCACCGTGCAGAGTCCATGGTGGTTGACGCTCGAAGAGGATCGCCAAGAGATGGTAGCAACTGTGTGCACACACTGTCACATGTTGGTCATGCTGTGCAAGTCATCACCTGCTTGCCCTAACTGCAAATTCATGCACCCACCAGATCAGAGCCCTCCAACTCTATTCAAGAGAAGGTGTACTACTCTCTTGTGCTAGTAAATTAAGCAAAAAGTTTTAGTTGTTAGGGTTTGGGATCTGCTCAAGGCCCTCAACTCACGTATGCTTACGTACAATTGAATCTGTCTTTAAAAGTGAAGTATCTTGCTGGCTAGAGAGGCCTTAATTTGCTGGCTTT belongs to Juglans regia cultivar Chandler chromosome 8, Walnut 2.0, whole genome shotgun sequence and includes:
- the LOC109003746 gene encoding uncharacterized protein LOC109003746, whose amino-acid sequence is MVSLQPALSPNPRKAIPELENLSKKRKLEGSKAEQIFEKQSKMESTTSILDIELHLETPLPLEWQRCLDIQSGQIHFYNTRTQKRTSRDPRRSPSEPATPDDDHDHEHMSLDLQLTLPCESHRKSQADDNFTKPTSGRPARGSNDHHMSMEFSRQEKNSGGSGSTTVQSPWWLTLEEDRQEMVATVCTHCHMLVMLCKSSPACPNCKFMHPPDQSPPTLFKRRCTTLLC